AGGTCCCGACGTGGATAGCGTACTGAGGCAATCGTACGGCCTTTGCGCTCGCCGTCGACGCGCGTCGTTCGCTCTGCGGAGCACGATTCACCGCTTGCTGCGTCTTGGATCGTCGATCCGCGTCGGGCGGCATCTCGTCGCCAAAGCCGAACTCGAGCAGCCGACGGGCATCGCCCCAGAGGTCTCGCGATCCCATCAGCGCAACGATGATCTCGCGGCCGCCGTAGCTGCCGGCCCCGACGAAGCATTTCTTCGCCGCGATGGTATAGCCCGTCTTCCCAATCACGGGGATGCGATAGTTCTCGAGAAGCCGGTTGTGGCTCCGCAGAGCGATACGACGCGTGCTGTTCTCGACGCCGACGACGACTGCTTTGGTCCCGAGGATCTCCCGGAACCTCGGGACGGCGAGCGCATAGCGAAAGATCGTCGACAGGTCCCGGACGGTCGAATAATGCCCGTCCTGCGTAAGCCCGTGAGGATTCGCAAAGCGCGTCCTCCTAGCACCGAGCAGCCGGGCTCGAGCCGTCATGCGGGCGCCGAAGGCGTCGACTGACGGCGCGAGATGCTCGGCGATCGCGATGCTCGCATCGTTCGCCGAGTTCAGGAGGATCGCATAGACGAGATCCTCGAGCAGAAGACGTTGCCCCGGGCGGAGGTTGACCTTGCTCGGTGCCACCATGCACGCCTCGGGACTCGCTTCGACCCGGTCCCGCAGACGACCGCTCTCCAACGCCAAGATCGCCGTCATGACCTTGGTCGTGCTCGCCGGAGGGAGCTGCTCGTCGGGATCCTGCGCCCAGAGCACGCTTCCCGTTCGCGCATCGACGATGATCGCCGACTTCGCCGTCACGCGCGGCGCGTCCGCCGCATTCGATGCCGCCGGTCGCACCTGCACGAGCATTGCCGCAACCGCCGCCACCCACACCCACCGACTACCGGTTTGCATCGCGATTTGCCTCCCGACCTTCGCACCCTGCCGCGAAGGCAGTATTTCACAGGTCATTCCGTCTCGACAAGAAACGCGCCTTGCTCCAGAGTACCGGCCGACCAGCCGCGGACGTCGTCAGAATCGCGGCGCGGTGGCTGTCGTTTCGAGGAGCGTTGGAATGGGGATTGGGGTTACGAGGCGTGTCGCGGTGGTCAGTGGGGTCTGTGCTGTCCTGTGGCTCGGATCGCTCCTGACGTTCGTCGCGACGTCGACGAACGCATCGAGATGGACCGAGGAAGACTTCGCCACCCGGAACCCGACTCGTTACCCGGTCAGCGGATCGCCCGGAGCGGGTGGCACAAGCATCGTCGGTGCCCTCGAGACTTACGTCGTGGAGGAGGGCGACACCTTGCTCGACGTTGGTCGCCATTTCGACCTCGGATACAACGAGATGACGTCCGCGAATCCCGGCGTGGACCCTTGGATGCCATCGCCGAAAGAAGTGCTGGTGATCCCTACGGAGTTCGTGCTGCCGGACGCCCGTCCTGCGGGTGTCATCGTGAACATTCCGGAGATGCGGCTCTACCATTTCCGCGGCGGAACCCTGGTGACCTATCCCGTCGGACTCGGTCGCGACGATTGGCGAACGCCGGAGGGAACGTTCAAGATCCGAGGCAAGACCGAGAGCCCCACCTGGGTCATCCCGGAATCGATCCGCGCCGAGCACATCCGTGAGCGCAACGATCCCCGAACGTTTATCGCGGGCGGCGACCCCGAGAACCCGCTCGGCCAGTATCGTCTGGAATTGACGCTCCCGCTCTACGCACTCCACGGGTCGAACATGCCCTGGGGTGTCGGCATGCAAGTCAGCCATGGATGCATCCGACTCTACAACGAGGACATCGCGATCCTCTTTCGGGAGGTGACGGTTGGGAGTCCCGGGGAGTTCCTCTACCAACCCGTCAAGCTGGGCAGTCGCGACGGCGAGATCTTCGTCGAGGTCCACCCGGACATCTACGGGCTCCGAGGCAACCTGGAAGACGAAGCGAACCGGATCATTGCGCAGCGTGGTTGGATCGATCGCGTCGATCCGGTGCGTCTACACCGCTCGATCCGAGATCAGACTGGTGTTCCCACGTCTGTCTCGTACCGGGGAAGACCGGAAACGGCCGCGCCCCAACATTGAAGCCCGGCCGCTCAACACCTCACGCTATAGCGTTCTGCAAAGCACCTTCGTAGTGAACCTCGCTGCGCTGCGAGGCGCGAACCGCGACGGCCCGGCGCCAGCGATCGAGGCCGGAACGCAGATAGTCGGCGTTCATCTCCAGAACGTCGCAGATGTTCTCGAAGGCAAAGAGCCACGAGCGATCGTTCGACGAGAACCATTCCTTTGCCTCGAGGAAGCATGCCTGCTCACGCGGGTCGCAAGCCGCTGCGTGCTTTCGGTAGCTGTCGACAGCGTCTTCGAGGACCGCCAGCATCAGACGACGCTCACCCTCTACCGCCCGACCCCGGCGAAAAGCGGCAAAATATTGATTCGGCAACAGAATATCCGGCTCGAACAGCCCAGCACCGGTGCCACCCTCTGACTTTTTACCCCTTGCTTGCATGACCCTTGTCTCCCCTCGAATTGCCGCGTTGCGGCAAATTACTAGCCCGTGGGAGAGGGCGTATGAAATGAAAAAGCTTACGATCGACAATTAGCAGGGCTAATTGTCAAGTACGCTGATCTGAAGCTGTTTACGGACCATTTCCGCCTCATTGCGAAGCGCTCTTCGGAGACGGGGATTGCGCGTCGTGGCTCGGGTCGCTTCGAGCATGCTCAGCTGACTACGCAGAATCCCTTGTCGGCTAGGAGAGCGAGCGGTCGCGAGAGTGAGAGCATCGTCACCTGAAGGTGGCGCGCCGCAGCGCGGTGGAAATCCCTTACGCCTGATGATCCCGACGAAGGTTCCCACGATGTCGCAAGGCGGTTCCATCTCCCGAAGAGCGGAGCCACACTGAAGCGTGGGGCGGCCGGCGACCCTGGCGAGGACCAGACCTTCCGGCTCAGGCACGCGCGCGACGTCCACCAGGAGGTAGTCCCCTCGTTGCAGACCGGCACTGCTGAGTGCTTCGCCCTGGACGAGGAACGCGCGGACGCTCGGGGCGCGATCGGACGCCGTAGTACCGCGTGCAGGCGACAGTCGGACTTCCTCGAGCCCGTCATTGGCGACTAAGACACCTTCGAGCGGAAGTCGGCGAATTGCTCCCGGTCTGGTCGTCACTCGCACGAAACTAGGTTCCCAGCTTGCGGCTTCGCTCATTGTCGTGGTTCTCCTACGCTCGACGACACTTTAGCGACGGTCCTCGACGTGGCTAGCGCATCGTCAGCGGCTGACGCATCACCGACGCGTCGGCATGGCCGTGGAGGAACCTACTGCGGGAGCCGGTACGTTGTGTGCTCGATGAGGCGTGTGACGTCGCGATTCCACGGACCTTCCCAGAGCTCCGCAAGCATCCGTCCGAGAGACTTCCCGTGACGCACCAGCTCTTCGAGCCGGTCTAGATAGATCCGCTCGTCCTCGCCCTTGGCATCCAACTTGTTCTGTCGGCGCAAGCCCGCTGCGCCGATGGTGACGAGCTCGCGACCCAGGTCGGCGAGGGCGATCCTCCTGATCCGCGCGTAGAGGCCCTCGCGGTGCGCGTCGCGATAGATCGCCAGCCGCTCCTCCCAGGTCCACGAGCGCACGAGATCCCACGCCCCTTCCAGCGAGTCCCGCTCGTAGAGTATCCCCTTGAGCAACGCCGGCAACGCCAGCATCAGTTCCGGCGGCTGGCTGTCCGCGCTCCGCACCTCGAGGTATCGCTTCAGCCGAACCTCGGGAAAGAGCGTCGTCAGGTGGAGCGCCCAGTCCTCGAGAGTGGCGCGCTCGCTTCCCATGCCGTTCCGCACGTAGTCGCGAAACGTCTGATGCGTCTCCACGTACTCTCCGTTTCGGATGATGAAATACATCGGCACGTCGAGCGCCCATTCGACGTAGTCGTCGATACTCGCCTCGGGTGAGAATGCGAACCGCATCAGTCCCGAACGCGCGTTGTCAGTATCGGTCCATATGTGACCCCGCAGGGTCATGAAGCCGTTCGTCCTCCCCTCGGAAAGGGACGAGTTCGCGAACATCGCGGAGATCAAGGGGACGAGCCCCATTGCCACCCGGAATTTTCGCATCGCATCGCGTTCGTCGCCGAAGTCGAAATTCGCCTGCACCGTAGCCGTTTGCTTCATCATCTTCTGACCCAGAGTTCCGACGCGCGTCATGTACGGACCCATGATCTCGTACCGCCGTTTGGGCACCCATTCGATCGCCTCGACCCGGCTGACCGGTTGAATACCGAGGCCGAGGAAAACGATCCCGAGCTCGGCGCCGACCGTGACGATCTCTTTGATGTGCTCGATCAGCTCCGCGTGGGCGCAGTGAATACTCGAGCACTGCTCACCACTGAGCTCCAGCTGTCCGCCGGGCTCGACCGTGATGTTCGCATCGCGACCCGTGAGAGCGATGAGCCGACCACGCTCGCGTTTCGGGATCCACCCGAACCGCTCGGCGAGGCGCTCGAGCACGGTCTCGATGCCGCGCTTTCCGCTGAAGGGGGCTGCCCAGCCATTCTCCTGAAGGACCCCGACCTTCTCGTACTCCGTGCCGACACGCCAGTCGGCTTCGGGCTTCGCGCCGCTCGCCACATAGCGAATCAACTGCTCGACGTCTTCGATCGGTTGCTGCGCTGCTGGGTCGCTCCCCGTCGTGAACTCCGACATCGGACGGCGGAAGCTACCAGATCGCCGGGTCGTAGCAACGCGTGTACGGCGTGTCTTGGTTGCGGAATAGCCCGGCCCGGAAGCCTCACCGGCTGTCGTGTTTCACCGCATAACGGTCTCGTTTCGATCCAATCTAGGCCGCCGAGCGACGGCCCATCCGATCAAACCTCCGACATGCGATCGCCGCTACATCGGGATGTTAGCGCGTACGAACCCTGGTGGCATGCCAACTGCTCTCTCCCGGGCCAGGTTGGGTACACAGCAGCCGGCGTCGCTCAACCGGGGAGGATCGATCGATGGAATTGCGTAGCGCAGTGACGGAAGAGCGAACCGCAACTCCTCTCGAGCCCGACACGCTCGTCCCGGCTCAATACTTCGATCGGGTCGGCTCGGACGGGGCCTTTCAACCCGAGAAGCGACTCATGCTCGCGGTGCTGGAGGAAGCGATCGCAACTTTCCAGCGCCACGTGATGTCGGACAACAGGCGCAGCCAACGGTTGGTCGAAGAGGTCGAAAGCTGGACGTCCGGTGCCGAAGCGGACTGGCCGTTCTCGTTCGAGAACGTATGCGCGGCTTTGAACCTCGAGCCTGAGTACCTTCGTACGGGTATGGCGCGTTGGAAGGCGGCCGAGCTGCACCGCATCCGACAAGGCAAGCCGACGCTCTACCGCTTTCCGTTTCGCCGCGTGAACGGTCGCCGACACAGCATCACGGGGCCGCGTGAGTACCTGAAGAAATCGGCCTAGTCAGCGATCCAAGAAGACTGGCCCGAAAAGTCGTCGTACGACGGACGACCTCGCCAAGGCTTCCGGTTTCAGTGTCCGAGCGGTGCGGAACTCGTCGCGTCGTCGAAGAAGACCTCTCCGTCGAAGATCAGCGCCTCGACGACGTTGTTCAGGCGATCAAGGGGAGTCCCGTCCAGCTTGTAGTGCCGGACGCCCCGCTTCATCGCATCCGACAGCTCCACGAGCAGGAACATCGTCTCGTACGAGCTGCGGAAATCGAGATGCATGTCGCTGAGCAGAGCGGGGCGGGAGTTCGCGGAAGCGGTGGTGGGTTCGCCGAACATGCGTCGGTATCTCCTCTCGACAACGCGGAGTGTGACTACGACGCATGGTGACCAAGTTCCGTGCCATCGGGCCCCCTTTCTGGTTCGAATCTTCTCGGGAGCGCGGAGCACTGCGGTGGCGACAGCGAACGACGGTGGCCGTCGACGGTGAATCTGCTTGCGATCCAACTGGTTGCGACTTTTCCCGCCAGCGGGGAAACCCGCATTTTCTAGGGTCGCCGCATTGAGAGTTGCCTGCGCGCGCGCAGCGTCGTTCTCGGAGGATCGCACGCCCCTAGAATCGTGCGCACACGCCCGATTCCTCAAAAGACTGCGGCTGCACCCGATCGCGAGATGAAGGAACCGATGCTACTTGCGCAAGCGGCGGTGGAAGTCTCGTTCCATCCGCTCGTTCAATTGCTCGGCGTGATCCGCGAGGCGTTCCACGGCATCTGCGGCACGCTCGGCGTGCTCGGCCGCCGCCATCGCGCGATCCGCGGCGCGCTCGGATCGTCTGGCTGGATCGATCGCGAGGTACGCTTCTTCGATTCGCGCCCGATCCGCCGGCGCGATCGGACGATCGAAGAGGCGAAGGCTGACCTGCGGACGACCGAGGATGAAGGCCCGCGTGAACGCGACCTCGCGGTCGAAACGCAGATAGTAGAGGCGAAGCTCGTACGCATCGAGCGGTCGTGTGCTGTCGACCTCCACCTCCTCGACCCAGTCGGGATACCCGCGTAGCTCCACGAAGGAGCGGAGCTCTGGGTTCATTCGGAGCTGGCGTTCGAAGCCTTGCTCTCCTATGGGCCGACCGGGACCGATGGGTGTCGCGGCCGCGAAACAGGGCGCTGCCAATCCCAACGTCAGTAACGTAGCGATGACCGTCCTCATATCCCTTCGCATGTGCACCCTCCTCGGTTTCGCTCCCTGGCAACCTACACCAGCAGCCCTGGACGTGTCAGCAGCCGAAATGC
Above is a genomic segment from Deltaproteobacteria bacterium containing:
- a CDS encoding D-alanyl-D-alanine carboxypeptidase codes for the protein MTAKSAIIVDARTGSVLWAQDPDEQLPPASTTKVMTAILALESGRLRDRVEASPEACMVAPSKVNLRPGQRLLLEDLVYAILLNSANDASIAIAEHLAPSVDAFGARMTARARLLGARRTRFANPHGLTQDGHYSTVRDLSTIFRYALAVPRFREILGTKAVVVGVENSTRRIALRSHNRLLENYRIPVIGKTGYTIAAKKCFVGAGSYGGREIIVALMGSRDLWGDARRLLEFGFGDEMPPDADRRSKTQQAVNRAPQSERRASTASAKAVRLPQYAIHVGTFDRQDRAERLGRALGRRGFDVSVDRLADGRGRRRRVRYRVEVGPYKDRRQAESAARTMAAQVDLPTRVVQR
- a CDS encoding L,D-transpeptidase family protein; the protein is MIADFAVTRGASAAFDAAGRTCTSIAATAATHTHRLPVCIAICLPTFAPCREGSISQVIPSRQETRLAPEYRPTSRGRRQNRGAVAVVSRSVGMGIGVTRRVAVVSGVCAVLWLGSLLTFVATSTNASRWTEEDFATRNPTRYPVSGSPGAGGTSIVGALETYVVEEGDTLLDVGRHFDLGYNEMTSANPGVDPWMPSPKEVLVIPTEFVLPDARPAGVIVNIPEMRLYHFRGGTLVTYPVGLGRDDWRTPEGTFKIRGKTESPTWVIPESIRAEHIRERNDPRTFIAGGDPENPLGQYRLELTLPLYALHGSNMPWGVGMQVSHGCIRLYNEDIAILFREVTVGSPGEFLYQPVKLGSRDGEIFVEVHPDIYGLRGNLEDEANRIIAQRGWIDRVDPVRLHRSIRDQTGVPTSVSYRGRPETAAPQH
- a CDS encoding glutamate--cysteine ligase, with amino-acid sequence MSEFTTGSDPAAQQPIEDVEQLIRYVASGAKPEADWRVGTEYEKVGVLQENGWAAPFSGKRGIETVLERLAERFGWIPKRERGRLIALTGRDANITVEPGGQLELSGEQCSSIHCAHAELIEHIKEIVTVGAELGIVFLGLGIQPVSRVEAIEWVPKRRYEIMGPYMTRVGTLGQKMMKQTATVQANFDFGDERDAMRKFRVAMGLVPLISAMFANSSLSEGRTNGFMTLRGHIWTDTDNARSGLMRFAFSPEASIDDYVEWALDVPMYFIIRNGEYVETHQTFRDYVRNGMGSERATLEDWALHLTTLFPEVRLKRYLEVRSADSQPPELMLALPALLKGILYERDSLEGAWDLVRSWTWEERLAIYRDAHREGLYARIRRIALADLGRELVTIGAAGLRRQNKLDAKGEDERIYLDRLEELVRHGKSLGRMLAELWEGPWNRDVTRLIEHTTYRLPQ